A portion of the Edaphobacter lichenicola genome contains these proteins:
- a CDS encoding FAD-dependent oxidoreductase — MTTPQDQLGPDDAAHSNDSTTVKAITADVRLDLAFPTLSEEMVQRLQSYGREEIVPEYTTLYTLGDRDTDMFVVLDGGIEILLPSLNGVHKAFALHRKNHFSGEFSLLNSQRAVTEARTTVESRLLRISRKELRLLMRAEGDIANIIVSAAIWRRIGINAEASSGIVLRGCAGDADLMHLQRFFVRNYYPHRTEEITHNDSSLKGQSASALPAVVLPDGRTLIRPTVMDLADELGITEMPDPNTTYDVAVVGGGPSGLAAAVYAASEGLSTIVIEGTAPGGQAGTSSKIENYLGFPTGVSGAQLASRGHLQALKFGVHFAISRNIISAQQVDGVHRLTLAGGTNVCCRSVVVASGAQYRRLSVKNHSEFENRGVYYAATAMESLLCREREIIVVGGGNSAGQAAVFMAGFAKHVHHIIRGHSLENTMSQYLISRIDSSPHITLYTDSEIETLKGDLALECVTWTNRQTGETITKPVTSVFVMIGAEPNSGWLFGTVKLDKKGFVLTGNEVGFEGTPYATSVPGLYAVGDVRANSVKRVASAVGEGSVVISDIHRYLSDHRNRFAVQPDSALEAIRIANARLTC, encoded by the coding sequence ATGACAACACCACAAGACCAACTCGGCCCCGACGATGCGGCGCACTCGAACGATTCCACCACTGTCAAGGCAATCACCGCTGATGTTCGACTTGACCTTGCGTTCCCGACGCTGTCTGAGGAAATGGTTCAGCGGCTGCAGAGCTATGGTCGCGAAGAGATCGTGCCAGAGTACACGACACTGTACACCTTGGGTGACAGGGACACTGACATGTTTGTCGTTCTCGACGGCGGAATTGAAATCCTGTTGCCATCGCTGAATGGCGTGCACAAAGCCTTTGCTCTTCATCGAAAAAACCACTTTAGCGGAGAATTTAGCCTTCTAAACTCCCAGAGAGCGGTGACTGAAGCGCGGACTACCGTCGAGAGCCGCCTGCTGCGGATTTCCCGTAAAGAGCTCAGACTACTGATGCGTGCCGAGGGTGATATTGCCAACATCATTGTGTCAGCGGCGATTTGGCGGCGCATTGGGATCAATGCAGAAGCATCGAGCGGCATCGTGCTCCGCGGCTGTGCAGGCGATGCGGATTTGATGCACCTTCAACGGTTCTTCGTTCGAAATTACTATCCACATAGGACCGAAGAGATTACCCATAACGACAGTTCTTTAAAGGGCCAAAGCGCATCGGCATTGCCGGCCGTAGTGCTACCCGACGGACGAACACTTATTCGTCCGACCGTTATGGATCTTGCTGATGAGTTGGGGATTACGGAGATGCCGGACCCGAACACAACATACGATGTGGCTGTCGTTGGCGGCGGTCCCTCTGGCTTGGCAGCCGCGGTTTACGCGGCCTCCGAAGGACTATCGACAATTGTGATCGAGGGAACGGCACCCGGTGGCCAAGCTGGTACCAGTTCAAAGATTGAGAACTACCTCGGCTTCCCGACAGGAGTCTCAGGTGCCCAACTCGCAAGTCGCGGCCACTTGCAGGCCCTGAAATTTGGCGTTCATTTCGCTATTTCCAGAAACATCATCTCTGCGCAGCAAGTCGATGGAGTTCACAGGCTCACGCTAGCGGGAGGAACGAATGTCTGTTGCCGCTCCGTTGTGGTGGCAAGTGGAGCGCAATACCGGCGGCTATCGGTAAAGAACCACAGTGAATTCGAAAATCGAGGAGTGTACTACGCGGCGACAGCAATGGAATCTCTACTCTGTCGCGAGCGAGAGATCATCGTCGTCGGAGGTGGAAATTCCGCTGGTCAGGCAGCCGTTTTTATGGCAGGTTTCGCTAAACATGTTCATCACATCATCCGCGGCCACTCACTTGAAAACACAATGTCGCAATATTTGATCTCCCGTATCGACAGTTCTCCACACATCACGCTTTACACTGATTCGGAAATCGAAACTCTAAAAGGTGATTTGGCTCTCGAGTGTGTTACATGGACGAACCGCCAAACCGGCGAGACGATAACCAAGCCGGTCACAAGTGTCTTCGTCATGATTGGTGCCGAACCTAATTCCGGTTGGCTCTTTGGCACAGTGAAGCTGGACAAGAAAGGCTTCGTTCTCACAGGAAACGAAGTCGGCTTCGAGGGCACACCTTATGCTACAAGCGTTCCGGGTCTGTATGCGGTGGGGGATGTACGAGCTAATTCCGTCAAGCGAGTCGCCTCCGCGGTAGGAGAAGGATCGGTGGTCATCTCAGATATACATCGGTACCTCTCAGACCATCGCAACAGGTTCGCAGTGCAGCCCGATTCCGCCCTTGAGGCCATTAGGATTGCGAATGCTCGCTTGACCTGTTGA
- a CDS encoding ParB/RepB/Spo0J family partition protein, producing MEEAQGFKALLDLDEPTYSIELIAARTGKPPAFVAARLKLIDLVPVAVEAFYRDDIGVGHALLLAKLPVDQQEQALSACFREDWSGSSDRKATSILLPVRSLHFWIEQTSCSFSKKRPSINVMHIW from the coding sequence ATGGAGGAAGCGCAAGGCTTCAAGGCGCTTCTCGACCTCGACGAACCGACCTACTCTATCGAACTGATCGCGGCCAGGACGGGCAAACCACCCGCCTTCGTCGCGGCACGGCTCAAGTTGATCGATCTCGTGCCGGTCGCAGTGGAAGCCTTCTATCGCGACGATATCGGCGTTGGCCATGCGCTGCTGCTGGCGAAGCTGCCTGTCGATCAGCAGGAACAAGCACTGTCGGCTTGTTTCCGTGAAGACTGGAGCGGATCGAGCGACCGCAAAGCCACGAGTATCTTGCTCCCCGTTCGAAGCTTGCACTTCTGGATCGAGCAGACATCTTGCTCTTTCTCAAAGAAGCGCCCTTCGATAAACGTGATGCACATCTGGTAG
- a CDS encoding winged helix-turn-helix transcriptional regulator, whose product MRHGPVRLGRLGRSIPSASKKVLTENLRKLESAGLISRTDLGGQIRHVEYDLVEPVKLGTYQLLDSLAQWQTVYETVLPTQHDKGGEIP is encoded by the coding sequence ATGAGGCACGGACCTGTCCGTCTGGGTCGCCTCGGTCGTAGTATTCCTTCGGCCTCTAAAAAAGTTCTGACGGAAAACCTTCGCAAACTTGAATCAGCGGGCCTCATCAGCCGGACCGACTTAGGTGGTCAAATTCGCCACGTCGAATACGATCTAGTCGAGCCGGTCAAATTAGGCACCTATCAGCTTCTCGATTCTCTCGCGCAATGGCAGACCGTATACGAAACAGTGCTACCAACGCAGCACGACAAAGGGGGAGAGATACCGTAA
- a CDS encoding TrbG/VirB9 family P-type conjugative transfer protein — MKPPILIFVACGLAFGSSAVSFAATVPHHLEPSAPRTVTVTESATPPVIRAGLLQSTLILLPVEEKVATVFGGDTVDWVFDGGHVASRFISIKPKVANSSTDIHIVSDHGNEYTLQLREISSEEDLHFDSKVFIAPGDKVARDKLADLPVFVPVAELDKVKQEAAAAKAAEAAERKAEESKAEQYRSQYPGSLHFDFVWDQKKAKEIGLHQIWRDDKFTYLRGQFQETPALYELKDKKGSLINFDYSDGLYTVPKQLENGYPYCRSRSLRYARTPRCVW, encoded by the coding sequence GTGAAGCCACCAATTCTCATCTTCGTTGCGTGTGGACTTGCCTTCGGCTCTTCTGCCGTGAGTTTTGCCGCCACGGTACCGCACCACCTTGAGCCGAGCGCTCCGCGCACGGTTACGGTCACCGAATCGGCAACTCCACCCGTGATTCGGGCCGGCCTCTTGCAATCGACGCTGATTCTTCTGCCTGTTGAGGAGAAGGTTGCCACTGTCTTCGGAGGTGACACTGTCGATTGGGTCTTCGATGGCGGACATGTAGCCAGTCGCTTCATCAGTATCAAGCCGAAAGTTGCGAATAGCTCAACAGACATTCATATCGTCTCAGACCACGGCAATGAATACACGCTTCAATTGCGGGAGATTTCGAGCGAGGAAGATCTCCACTTCGATTCCAAAGTGTTTATTGCTCCCGGCGACAAAGTCGCGAGGGACAAGCTCGCCGATCTGCCTGTATTCGTTCCCGTCGCCGAACTGGACAAGGTGAAACAGGAAGCGGCGGCCGCAAAGGCCGCAGAGGCCGCCGAGCGAAAGGCAGAGGAGAGCAAAGCCGAGCAGTATCGCAGCCAGTATCCCGGCAGCCTTCATTTTGATTTCGTCTGGGACCAGAAGAAGGCGAAGGAGATAGGGCTGCATCAGATATGGCGCGATGACAAGTTCACCTATTTGCGCGGCCAGTTTCAGGAAACTCCGGCCCTTTACGAACTGAAGGACAAGAAGGGCTCACTTATCAACTTCGACTATAGCGATGGGCTCTACACCGTACCGAAGCAGTTGGAGAACGGGTACCCGTACTGCCGGAGTAGATCGCTTCGATACGCCAGAACGCCAAGGTGCGTGTGGTAG